Below is a genomic region from Castanea sativa cultivar Marrone di Chiusa Pesio chromosome 2, ASM4071231v1.
CAACCGCACAAGATTCTTGTGATGTGTCAAACCTATTACTTGTACTTCTGTCAAGAATTCCTTCTCACCTCTTTCAATCACTTTCTCCAACTTTTTAACAGCTACTTCAACCTCTTCATCTTCTAAGGTTAAAACCCCACTGTAGACAGTACCAAATGCACCTTGGCCTAGCATATTCTTGAAACCATTTGATGCTTCTTGCAAGTCTTGAAATGAATATGCCTTCAAGTTTATCTCTACCGGTTTTCTTTTTGGAGGTGGCTGGAGTTGAACGCATATATGACGCTGAGCCCAAGGGTGTTGATAAATGCCAATGGCTGCAAAGAGCACAGCAAGTATCGAACATGACAAAAAGCTTGCCAGTAAAACAGCACTGGATGGAGATTCCTTTTTATCCTTACGGTCCAAATTGTCATTCTCCACAGGGACTTTTAGAAACGCCACCATATTATTAGTGGCGGGGTTGCTTCTTCTGCCATTCACCAATGGCATTCTCTTCTTGTAACAAACATGAGAATCTCTGTAAAAAACGCCAGCCACGCAGAAACAGTCATTCATCACTTCCTCCCTGCACCCATCCTCATCTGTTTGTTCAATTTTCGCCAAATTTGCGAAATCAGAGTTTGGGAAATCGGCATCATCAAGTCTTCCAGTTGTATATTGTGAATTCGAAGAATTTGGTGCACAAAAATCAATCACTAGTTTTGGATAGCACCCTTTGGAGGGAATGTTTGGATCCAAAGGTGAATAACCAGGCAAGCATGTGCAGTTGACTACTTTATTATCAGGTGAAGTGCAAAAACCAAACACCCCACAAATATTATCCACAGTGCAAGGCTCTTTAATTGCCTCCCATACAACATCCCATTGGCTGGCACCATTTCCTTTATAGAAAGCTAACTGTTGGAAATTTCCTTTGTCGTTGATAGTTGCTCGGTGGTAGAAATCTTCAATAGGAGTGGGTGCCGCGCTTGTCATATTGTATgcctccaattttttttctacataaaTAGGATACAAAAAAGCTGTGGTCTTGTTGAAAACTAGGCTCACGTTGCCATTGTTAACAGTAGCAGTGTACCAGTAAGCAGGATCACTAAAATGAAACGCTTTCAGTAGAACATTCCCATCCGATTCTTGAATCTCCAACTTGTATCGGCCAATTGAGTAGTCAATTGTGTCATTGGCATTGGAATAGAGCTTCTGGCCCATCACCAAAGCTTGGCCTAGTAAAATAGTGTTTGTAGGGAAATTGAAACTCTGCCAGATGATTCCTGAGGAAGAATTTTGCAATACAAAATTGCCATCATCTTGCATTGAAGCAGAATCTGTTGATGTGCCATTGTATATCACAACTTCAGTCCCATTTGAGTGTGTCAGCATTAGTTGGCCTGTGAATGATAACTCAATGGAGGATCCTTTACGAGCTGAGTCATCACGATTTGCTGACCAAACTAGAGTTTTGGCTGAGATCTTATCAAACCAAATTCCAACAAGGTACTTGCCGGTGACAAGAGGGTAGAATCCAAAAGCAAAATCACCAGAAGGTGATTTCCATGAAGAATTGGATCCTGCACTGATGCTGGAACCCAAGTTAATTGTACTTTCATTCATCTGAGTGCATGAGCAAAGTGAGGAGAGAATGAATGTAAAAACCCAAAGAAGAATTCTAGTGACAACCATTGTTACCAAACAAGAGAGATCAATGGGTAACAACCAAGATAGGAAGGATCTGAAAAGTAAGAAACAGAAGAAAATGCCAACTTATGTGCATATGATACACACAATTATTCTGTATATCAATGTCTCATATTGTTACCTCGCTTCAATTAGATTTCTGTCAATTTTCAATCAAACTTTGAAGTGTCTGGCTAGTACGATATGATCTTTGAGTAGCTAGTGAGTTGGCTTGGCATGCATGATATAAGTCTAGTGAATAGTCAAAATTTTGGACGTGCatggttttggttttgtgttagTAGTCAGGTAATCTTATTccacagaaaataaaaacaaaaacaactcaGCATTTCTGTGAAGTGTGACCCAAGTGAAGAACGATTGATGGCATAATAAGAGTGGTGGGTCATCATTTGTCGTAAATTGTGCGCCATCAAAGGCTCTAAATAGTTTGAATGTAAAGGTAACAGACAAAGTAATTAGTCTAGGGACAGCGTTTTTTAGAATTActgatatgatttattgtgcTAGGTGCACGATAAAAGTGCTGTCATGACCCAAGTGAAAGTGATGTTGACCCAAGCGAGGCACGATTGATGGCATAGTAAGAGTGGTGGTGGGTCATCAGTTGTCATGAATTGTGCGCCATCTAAGACTCTAAATTGTTTGAAGGTAAAGGTAACAAACAAAGTAATTAGTCTAGGGACATagcattttttagaattactgatatgatttattgtacTAGGTGCATGATAAAAGTGCTGTCATGATCCAAGTGAAGCACAATTGAGGGCATCATAAGAGTGGTGGTGGGTCATCATTTGTCATGAATTGTGCACCATCTAAGACTCTAAATTGTTTGAAGGTAAAGGTAACAAACAAAGTAATTAGTCTAgggacataacatttttcaaaattgtcgATAGGATTTATTGTGCTAGGTGCATGATAAAAGTACTGTCATGACACAAGTGAAAGTGATGTTGACCCAAGTGAAGCACGATTGATGGCATCATAAGAGTGGTGGTGGGTCATCATTTGTCATGAATTGTGAGCCATCTAAGACTTTATATAGTTTGGAGGTAAAGGTAACAAACAAAGTAATTAGTCAAGGGATACAACATTTTTAAGAATTGCTGGTATGGTTTATTGTGCTAGGTTCATGATAAAAGTGTTGTCATGACCCAAGTGAAAGTGATGTTAATCCAAGTGAAGCACGATTGAGGGCATCATAAGAGTGGTGGTGGGTCATCATTTGTCATGAACTAAGACTCTAAATAGTTTGAAGGTAAAGGAAACAAACAAAGTAATTAGTCTAGGAACATTGCATTTTTTAGAATTgctgatatgatttatttgacTAGGTGCATGATAAAAGTGCTGTCATGATCTAAGTGAAAATGATGTTACTCTAATTACAACAAACAATGTTTTAACataaaaacttgaagaaaaaaaatattataccccagaagacttttttagaaaatttttacatAAGCTCCTCTTAAAGTGATTTACATATCCTTATTTGGATTTTCACAGCACTTAACAATGGCTGTAATGATAATTGTTCTAATACTATTTATGAACTTCTGTGGCTTACATGCCCAAATTTCTCCCAACATAAGCTTAGGTTCTAGCTTTACTGCTGGATCCAATGCTTCATTGCGGTCCTTCTCTGGTGATTTTGCATTTGGATTCTATGCTCTCCAAAACGGCCTCTACCTTGTTGGGATTTGGTTTGATAGAATTCCAGAGAAAACACTAGTTTGGTCAGCCAACCGTAACCACCCAGCAGAAAAAGGATCATCAATCCAACTGACTAATGCCGGAGCTCTTGTGCTCACTTATGGTAATGGTAGtactctacaaatatataatgaagCTGCTGCAAGTTTAGGGACCATGGAAAATGATGGCAACTTTGTCTTGAGAGAGAACAGTTCAAGAGTCCTTTGGCAGAGCTTTAATTCTTCAACAGACACACTCTTACCGGGGCAAGCTCTAGTTAAAGGCCAAAAGCTCTATTCCAAGGCAAAAGGAAGTTCAAATTACTCAACCGGGAATTTCATGCTGGAAATGCAAATTGATGGAAACTTGGTGCTCTCTGCATATCATTTCTCTGATCCTGGTTATTGGACCACACAAACCTTTGCTGACAATGTGAGCCTAGTCTTTGATAAGAGTGCTTCCTTGTACCTTGTCAATGGCACAATGGATGAAATCTTCCTTATAACAAAGAACATTTCAAGCCAAGTCGAAGACTACTATCACCGAGCAACTGTTGAATATCATGGCAATTTCCAACAGTATATTTACCATAAAAGAAATGGCAGCGGATGGAAAAGGGTGTGGAGAGTCAATAACGACCCTTGCTTCGCGAATTCTATATGTGGCATAAACGGCATGTGCACTTCATCGGATAATGAAACAGTGAGCTGCAGTTGCTTACCGGGCTATCTCCCGTTAGATCCAAGCGATGTGTCTCAAGGATGCTACCTGGAAAACGTGCTGAACTATTGTGCTGTCTCTTCAATGAGGAGCTTTAGCATGAAGGTCATTGAGGATGCTGATTTCCCACCTGGTTCCTATGATGGAGATTTGGGTCAAGTGACAAACGTTAGTGTGGAGGGATGCAAGAAGGCTTTAATGGATGATTGTTATACCTTGGCTGCTTCCTGGGTGGATTCTAAATGTCTCAAGAAGAGGATGCCTCTGCTAAATGCAAGAAAGAGTGCTTCCACCAAAGGTAGTGTGGCATTTATCAAGGTAGCAAATAAGAAGAAGAGTGAGGAGCCAAGTCTTGCAAcgaaaaggaaaaattttgatacacgGGTTCTTTTGGTGATTGGCCTTATGATAAGTGCTTCTCTTGCTTTCCTGTTTGGAGTATTTGCCTTGTACTATCATCTATTGAAGAGAAAGCAGTCACCAAATGCAAAGACCATTGGGATTAACTTTCGAGAATTCACATTCCAAGAGCTGCGTGAAGCAACAAATGGATTTAGTAAGGTCCTTGGTCGTGGTGCTTCTGGAACAGTTTACAGTGGTAGTCTAACTTTAGAGGATGCCAAGATTGATATTGCTGTGAAGGAGCTAACAAAAGCTACTGAGAAAAGTGAGAAGGAATTTATAACAGAGCTCAAAGTTATTGGTTGTACGCATCATAGAAATCTGGTAAGACTGTTGGGATTTTGCGTTGAGAATGATCAACCACTTCTAGTTTATGAGCTAATGCCAAATGGAACAttatcacattttctttttaaggagGGGGAGAGACCCACTTGGCTTCAGAGGTCAGAAATGGCACTTGAAATAGCAAGTGGTTTACATTACTTGCATGAAGAATGTGAGGCTCAGATCATACACTGTGACATCAAGCCTGATAATGTGCTACTTGATGTCAATTATACAGCAAAAATAGCAGATTTTGGGCTATCAAAGCTTTTGAATAAACAGCAAACCAGAACTGACACTAATGCTAGAGGAACATATGGATATATGGCACCAGAATGGCtaaaggtggcacctatagcCGCCAAAGTGGATGTTTACAGTTTTGGTGTGATGTTACTTGAAATAATTTGTGCTAGAAGGCACATAGAACGGAGCCGGGTTGAAGAGGAGAGTGGCAAGGATGATCTACTTCTTTCAAATTGGGTTCTAAATTGTGTGATTTCACGGAAGCTGGAGATGGTGGTGGGACATGAACCTGAAGTATTGAGTGATTTCAAGAGGTTTGAGCGAATGGCCTTGGTGGGATTATGGTGCATTAATCCGGATCCGATTCTCAGGCCCTCTATGAAGAAAGTGACACAAATGCTGGAAGGAACAGTGGAAGTTGGGATCCCACCTCAGGTCTATGATTATGTTTCAAACAATTGaagtagttttttctttttttttgcctgTATTAGTTATTAGTTAGCTGATTGTATGTATTTGGCTTGTATTTTAGGCCAAGCTTACTATGAGCCAGCTTTGTGTGACAGTTTATATTATATGAATAAAAATGAGGTAAGGTGGTTGATTGTATGACATGACAAGACGAGAATTActgaattttaaatttaggaTAAGGTGGTTGATTTGAATTCAATATGGTTCCCAAAGAGCCAAGAGTTGTAAAGAGGAGCATGTTAACAATCATGCCCCTAGTTTCACTATTAAAGCAAAAGCAGAGCAAATGATTATTCTTGCTCTCATTGCAAGAAAAGGACTTGGAAATTGAAGTCTAAGAAATTGAATATTGCAACGTTAAAGCTGCGGACCACGGTAGCCTTTATTCAAAGTTAAATGCAGCCATTTTGTAAGAGAGGTGgtacaataaattataatatgtcTTACTATGTAGTCCCAAATGGTGGGTTGCCTGCTAGCACCAAAACTTAACCAATTCTTCTTTGAATTCATTAAGCAGTATCCATGAAAATTCCATTCCTAGTTCTATCTTTTGTCCTACAATGCTGCTTCGGGTCTAGTCTTTTTCACCCTCTAGACCCTCTCAACCCTACAGAAATTGACCAAATAAGGCACATAATTGAAAAGTCTCACCTTGGTTCTCTTCCTAGCCTAACATTTCATTTTGTTGATGTTGAAGAACCAGATAAACAAGATGTCCTAAAGTGGCTTTCTTATAAAGAAATCAAGCCTAATCGTCAAGCCAAGGTTGTAATTCGAGCAAGAGGTGAGACCTACGAACTCATTGTAGACTTAACCATTGGCTCAATCATATTAAACCAAGTCTATAGTGGTTATGGCTATCCTCCTCTCACTTTTAGTGAACTTTTTCGAGCTAGCAAATTGCCTTTGAAGTATCCAAAATTCAAGAAGTCAATTCTAAGAAGGGGCTTGAATTTATCTGAAGTTTCTTGTGTACCCTTTACAATAGGTTGGTTTGGTGAACGTGTTACAAAAGAACTCTCAAAGTCGCATGCTTTTATGGTGGAGGGTCGATTAATGTGTTTGCCAGGCCTATTCAAGGAATAAGTGTACTAATTGATGTTGATTCAATGAAGATTACAATGTACACTGACAGACAATAGAGCATCTGTGCCTAAAGCTGAGGGTACTGATTTTCAATCACCAAAAGGGAAGCATAATTCTACTACTTGTAACGTAACAAATGGTGGGTTCACAATTGAGGGCCAAAATGTTAAATGGGGTAATTGGAATTTCCATGTGGGATTCAATGCTCGAGCAGGTGTCATCATATCAACAGCTTCAATATTTGATGACAGGAAAAGAAAGTTTAGGCGGGTGTTGTATAGAGGACATGTATCTGAGACATTTGTTCCATATATGGATCCTACAAGTGAATGGTATTATAGGACATTCATGGACATTGGTGAATTTGGATTTGGGCGTACAGCTGATACTCTACAGCCATTTTATGATTGCCAGGGAATGCTGCAATTATAGATGGGTATATGATTGGGGGCCTTGGGGCAGATGGACAAGCACAAAAGGTACCAAGGGCTATTTGCATTTTTGAGCGGTATGCTGGTGATGTAGCTTGGAGACATACAGAAATTATTGTTCCAGGCAAAGTGGTAAGTCTAGCTGTGCTTATGAATGGTTTATTTATGGTTcttgttttggatttttatttcttatttttaaattttgttaatttacttTTGGTCCTTAAATTTTGGGGTAATTTCGATTTTGTTCTCTAAAATTCCAAATTGGGGAACTATTTGGtctgtctttttatttttgtttgtttacatGACACCTCATATTTTAGGAATGAATCAAACCAACAACATATTTAAAGGACTAATGTTAGGTTGTAAACAAGTTGAGCCGCGTCCAATATTAAAAGTTTATGATTATCATTTAACTTTATTTCAAACGTGAGTTGAGTTTGAGCTCATTGCTAAATTAGAATACATGTTTTAAGTTTAGTTTATTGTTGAATAAGCTCAAACTACAAGCTTGTTCATAAACTActtaattaacttattcttttctCAATGCATAGTAACCACTACAACTAAAATTGTTTACTCATTCACAAATATATGCTCATAATTATTAActaatttatatttcaaattataatatataggTTAATTAAATAGAATGATTTTCATTTATgaacttataaaattaaattcaacaatattatatttttttaaattacaccATGCAATAAATTAGAAATAATCATTTGATATCTTATGAACTTAATTAGTTACAAACTTACACAATTCAATATTTAgtctatataagtatattttaaacatttatacatataaatatataacataatatAACTTTAATTAAGTTGGCATTACAGCCATTACTTATACTCACGAGCTTGGCTTGTTTAATATTATTAAGCTTaaaaatgattattattattaagcttGGTTTGTTTAatattctaatttaaacttcGATTTGAGTTTGACTCATTTGCtaaataaatgattttttttttcctcccaagcTAAGCCTGAGTTGTTCATAAGCATTTGCAACCCTAACTAAAATTGAACGAACCCCATATTTAGGGGGTACCAAAACCAAACTTTTCCCAATTCAAGTGACGGAAATTTTCCCTTTCTAAAGtcttaaaatcaaattaaaaataaaaaataaaaaatcgaaCTTATCCTAAACTTAAGGGACCAAAAGTATAATTTACCCTTTAATTTATGTTCATGTAATGTTAAAGTAAAGTGGTTGGCCTTTCAGATAAGAAGTGGGGAGCCAGAAATTACTTTGGTGGTTAGAATGGTGGCTATAGTGGGTAATTATGATTATATTCTTGATTGGGAATTCAAACAAAGTGGCACCATCAAAGTTGGGGTAAGATTCAACtttttcattctaaaaaaatttctttcaattCATAATCGGTGACTAGATGAACATTACTTCTTGTGAAGAGTAAAATAAATTAGCAACCACCGTAAATTAGATACAGATGCTGGTAATAACTAATATAATACGTAAGAAACCCAGATTGTTATTATTGATCACCCATAATATTTGTTCTTCGAAACACAATTTGTTTCATGTATACAGAGCCCAAAGCCCACCTCGTGGACCATATGAAATTAGGCCTAGGTTTTTGGGGTCAGATGGATTGGTCTGAGCTTGGGCTGGCACATTGATTTTCAAGTTGGGCCTCAATTCCAGTAGGAAAGAGCtttagagcttttttttttttttttttttttttttgagaaaccaattCCAAAGTACTTGAAGACCCAACCAAAGGTTctaatatagtaaaattttttttttttttttgaaatttagatcttttagattttttaaagtACTCTACTAAATagatttctttaattttttactattttttaatgatttaatagtTTAGATTTTGTCATGTTAGCATtccattaataataattttaattatttttttttgcaacattattatattattttaagaatactGTAAGCAAAATGTTAATATAGCAGAATCTAGACacttaaatcataaaagaaaagttaagaTTTAAAGAAATCTATTAATAGAGTACCCTATGAAATCTAAGAAGTTATTTTTCACTTCGTTTGTTAActttaatttgttttcaatttagtCATTAGGTCTAGTTTTGTCCAATCTcactatttattttagtttttttttccatttccaaAACAATGTTATTTCGGTggaatttttttactgaaaaaggTAGAATCGGTATTGTTTTTCCCTTAAGCAGCATTTTATggttaaatttataatttaagtcaattttttttcttagataaaactttttaaaatctctctctctctctctctctctctctctctatatatatatatattgtttagtgaaattatatttatttttatctcatcaaaataaataatatcaacCACACTtacaaatattatattttccttctttttttttctaggtggATTTGACAGGTATACTAATGATGAAGGCTACGCCATACACAAATACCAACCATATAATGGAAAACGAGTACGGACCCTTAGTAGCAGAAAACACCATTGCTGTACACCACGACCACTTACTCACATACTATCTTGACCTTGATGTTGATGGTAACGACAACTCCTTTGTCAAAGCCAAGTTAGAAACGATAAGAGTatcaaaccaaaacacaaacactACTTCACCTAGAAGAAGTTATTGGACAGTAGTTAAACAAACTGCCAAAACTGAAGTAAAGGCTAGGATCCAGCTTGGCTTGGAGCCAAGTGAACTTTTAGTAGTGAATCCAAACAAGAAGACAAGGCTTGGGAATCATGTGGGTTACCGGCTGATTACTGGACAACCGGTTAATTCTCTTTTATCTAATGATGATTACCCTCAGATTAGAGCTGCTTATACAAAGTATCAAGTATGGGTGACTGCCTATAATAAGTCAGAGCGGTGGCCTGGAGGGTTCTATGCTGACCACAGTCGAGGAGATGATGGCTTAGCCATTTGGAGCCAAAGATAAAGTATGGCTTTTATAGGATTAtgatataaaatcaaatttacaaagaaaaaataattttaaagaagAGTATAAGTTTTGGTTTATGGTAGAATTGGGCAATACGACTGCGCCACAAAGACTCTCGAAAGTTTTGAACTAAGCGTGCGTTTGGATAACACATTTTGCAACGTTAAGTACTGTTCACATGTTTTAAGCGTGAGACTCATAGAACTGTatcaaacaaatgaagaaaaatgtagATTCACGGCACAGTGTGAACACTTTTttgctatttaaaaaatattttgctacagtattttcagtaataagttttcattttagtaaaataagtgCTATCTAAATAGACCCTAATTATAAGTTATAGTGAGATGAATGTTATGTGTTTAAAttatattgggaaaaaaaattctatacaCTATTTTGATCCTTTGCTTCAAAAATCATTTAGCTCAGCTATAGTAATCTATTGCTAAGCTACGTGGAATTGAGTCATGAAATTTAACATTCTTGATTGGTGATACAGCCAAGTGACACTAGTTCAATTACAAGTTTACAGCCTCataaatcaaaaagaaaaacctttcaATTTGTCATGATATAGATCCACCATGCATAGATCTCATCTGTTTACAATAAATGGCATGTATATTGTATGTGCAGGAATAGAGCAATTGACAACAAAGATATAGTTCTATGGTACACAGTTGGGTTTCACCATGTTCCATACCAAGTAGATTTCCCAGTGATGCCAACACTACATGGTGGATTCGAGCTTCGACCGGCAAATTTTTTCGAAAGCAATCCATTACTCAAACAGGAATGATCTAAAACTTGTTAATATAACCAAGTCCAATGGAGTTCCTTCATGGtagttagaaattctttgtaaaaatatatttatatgaatttcaattttatttatgaatgatctttgtgtttgtgtgtgttttgttgAATGGATAGAGTTTTGAAATGaattcccttaaaaaaataacGACATAATGAGATTTGTCATCATATTGCTAGGATTATTATATGGGTAGCaccaatttttagaaaaaataaattcctTCCCCAAATTCAAAGAGAACTTAGCCAAGGAACTATGACTAATATGAGCTTGAAGTTTCCATCATTCTTCGTGGGAGCTTAATGTCTTTCACATTAACTAGGACTAGGGACAAAGACAAGAGTTTGAGTTAAGGGGAAACTCTGAACTCTAGTTCGGTGACTTCTTAGTTGTTGAggtgtgtatgtatatgtatgtatgtgtgtatgtgtatatatatatatatatatataaattgtttaaaattggtcaattggactctttttttgtttaatactttgatagataattatataaataaaattattttgtttaaaacttttgaaaaggcTCGTTGTTTGtttgagtaaaattggttaattggactctttttttcttttatttttttttaataaatttttagctttgctattggtgatttttgttgttgcacaaatgtttttgggctagtatatgttgttttcgaatttagatttataaatttttaatg
It encodes:
- the LOC142625561 gene encoding G-type lectin S-receptor-like serine/threonine-protein kinase LECRK2: MVVTRILLWVFTFILSSLCSCTQMNESTINLGSSISAGSNSSWKSPSGDFAFGFYPLVTGKYLVGIWFDKISAKTLVWSANRDDSARKGSSIELSFTGQLMLTHSNGTEVVIYNGTSTDSASMQDDGNFVLQNSSSGIIWQSFNFPTNTILLGQALVMGQKLYSNANDTIDYSIGRYKLEIQESDGNVLLKAFHFSDPAYWYTATVNNGNVSLVFNKTTAFLYPIYVEKKLEAYNMTSAAPTPIEDFYHRATINDKGNFQQLAFYKGNGASQWDVVWEAIKEPCTVDNICGVFGFCTSPDNKVVNCTCLPGYSPLDPNIPSKGCYPKLVIDFCAPNSSNSQYTTGRLDDADFPNSDFANLAKIEQTDEDGCREEVMNDCFCVAGVFYRDSHVCYKKRMPLVNGRRSNPATNNMVAFLKVPVENDNLDRKDKKESPSSAVLLASFLSCSILAVLFAAIGIYQHPWAQRHICVQLQPPPKRKPVEINLKAYSFQDLQEASNGFKNMLGQGAFGTVYSGVLTLEDEEVEVAVKKLEKVIERGEKEFLTEVQVIGLTHHKNLVRLLGYCNEHNHRLLVYELMQNGTLSNFLFGEGERPSWESRAQIALGIGRGLLYLHEECDTQIIHCDIKPQNVLLDNNNTAKIADFGLAKLLMPNQSRTNTNVRGTMGYIAPEWLKNAPVTAKVDVYSFGVMLLEIIYCRKHMELHPADESAEVEYTILTDWVLSCVRDGNLEATVSNDTELLSDYKRFERMAMVGVWCICSNPTLRPSMKKVVQMLEGTVEVEVPPLADAQIF
- the LOC142625562 gene encoding G-type lectin S-receptor-like serine/threonine-protein kinase LECRK4 codes for the protein MAVMIIVLILFMNFCGLHAQISPNISLGSSFTAGSNASLRSFSGDFAFGFYALQNGLYLVGIWFDRIPEKTLVWSANRNHPAEKGSSIQLTNAGALVLTYGNGSTLQIYNEAAASLGTMENDGNFVLRENSSRVLWQSFNSSTDTLLPGQALVKGQKLYSKAKGSSNYSTGNFMLEMQIDGNLVLSAYHFSDPGYWTTQTFADNVSLVFDKSASLYLVNGTMDEIFLITKNISSQVEDYYHRATVEYHGNFQQYIYHKRNGSGWKRVWRVNNDPCFANSICGINGMCTSSDNETVSCSCLPGYLPLDPSDVSQGCYLENVLNYCAVSSMRSFSMKVIEDADFPPGSYDGDLGQVTNVSVEGCKKALMDDCYTLAASWVDSKCLKKRMPLLNARKSASTKGSVAFIKVANKKKSEEPSLATKRKNFDTRVLLVIGLMISASLAFLFGVFALYYHLLKRKQSPNAKTIGINFREFTFQELREATNGFSKVLGRGASGTVYSGSLTLEDAKIDIAVKELTKATEKSEKEFITELKVIGCTHHRNLVRLLGFCVENDQPLLVYELMPNGTLSHFLFKEGERPTWLQRSEMALEIASGLHYLHEECEAQIIHCDIKPDNVLLDVNYTAKIADFGLSKLLNKQQTRTDTNARGTYGYMAPEWLKVAPIAAKVDVYSFGVMLLEIICARRHIERSRVEEESGKDDLLLSNWVLNCVISRKLEMVVGHEPEVLSDFKRFERMALVGLWCINPDPILRPSMKKVTQMLEGTVEVGIPPQVYDYVSNN